One Penicillium oxalicum strain HP7-1 chromosome III, whole genome shotgun sequence genomic region harbors:
- a CDS encoding Glandicoline B O-methyltransferase roqN has translation MTRATNFTELYAGKGILETYMIAEKITRYFTRDLIELSGLLESELSPLKLLDLACGTGVVSERLHEMLASKASTSWELICGDISAELTGHVKRKIIEEGWTNSSARVMDAQNTELATAELTHVFAALDSLRILRPGGTLTISTWQKTEWLGVLEAAVKTIPTRLPFPTTKEFMSCMNPGWDDENYVRGRLEEAGFVHVYSTTISKEFQISTADLYKIAAPVIPIIVSKWWTTEQKEAHEHEILPALAKHLEATYGETGLVPQKWTAVFAKGEKEKRCDTV, from the exons ATGACCCGCGCCACCAACTTTACGGAGCTCTATGCGGGCAAGGGCATCCTGGAGACGTACATGATCGCCGAGAAGATTACGCGATATTTCACCCGGGATTTGATCGAACTCTCAGGGTTGTTAGAGTCGGAATTGAGTCCGTTGAAGCTACTCGATCTGGCCTGCGGCACTGGCGTGGTGTCCGAAAGGCTTCATGAGATGCTGGCAAGCAAGGCCTCAACTAGCTGGGAGTTGATCTGTGGCGACATCTCAGCCGAGTTGACGGGTCATGTCAAGcggaagatcatcgaggaaGGCTGGACCAATTCAAGTGCCCGGGTGATGGACGCGCAGAACACCGAGCTAGCTACCGCGGAGTTGACCCATGTGTTTGCGGCTTTGG ATTCCCTCCGCATTCTTCGTCCAGGTGGCACTTTGACCATCTCGACTTGGCAGAAAA CGGAGTGGCTCGGCGTCCTCGAAGCGGCCGTCAAAACCATTCCAACTCGCCTGCCCTTCCCAACCACAAAGGAATTCATGTCGTGCATGAACCCCGGCTGGGACGACGAGAACTATGTCCGCGGCCGTCTCGAGGAGGCAGGTTTTGTCCACGTGTACTCGACAACCATCTCCAAGGAATTCCAGATCTCGACGGCCGATTTATACAAAATTGCGGCACCGGTGATTCCGATCATTGTCAGTAAGTGGTGGACCACCGAGCAAAAAGAGGCCCATGAGCACGAGATTCTTCCTGCCCTTGCGAAGCATCTCGAAGCAACGTACGGGGAAACGGGGCTAGTGCCGCAGAAATGGACGGCAGTATTTGccaaaggagagaaggagaagcgatGCGATACAGTGT